From Candidatus Margulisiibacteriota bacterium, the proteins below share one genomic window:
- the hypB gene encoding hydrogenase nickel incorporation protein HypB, with product MTSYERNIYMQVKVMQNVLKANDMYAQQTRDLLIGNHVKMYNLIGSPGAGKTSVLETIIPEIKKGGKKVAVIEGDCATTRDADRIAKLDIPVVQINTGTGCHLDANMVFKAVQEFDLKKLDIIFIENVGNLVCPSAFDLGENYKIAIISTTEGDDKPLKYPRIFKESSLTVLTKTDLIPYTNFNRDQFLKFLNDINSNYVCVEISNTDKKNINSLLKHIPGL from the coding sequence ATGACATCTTATGAAAGGAATATATATATGCAGGTAAAAGTAATGCAGAATGTTTTGAAAGCCAATGATATGTATGCCCAGCAGACCAGGGATCTTTTAATCGGAAATCATGTAAAAATGTATAACCTTATCGGTTCACCCGGCGCCGGAAAAACATCGGTACTGGAAACGATTATACCAGAAATAAAAAAGGGAGGTAAAAAGGTAGCGGTTATAGAAGGAGACTGTGCTACAACCAGAGATGCCGACCGTATCGCCAAACTTGATATACCTGTTGTGCAGATTAATACGGGAACAGGATGTCATCTGGACGCTAACATGGTTTTTAAAGCTGTACAGGAATTTGATCTGAAAAAATTGGACATTATTTTTATTGAAAATGTAGGTAATCTGGTGTGTCCTTCGGCTTTTGATCTTGGTGAAAATTATAAAATTGCGATTATCAGTACGACTGAAGGAGACGACAAACCTTTAAAATATCCCAGAATATTCAAGGAGAGTTCCTTAACTGTTTTGACAAAGACGGATTTAATCCCCTATACAAATTTTAATCGCGATCAATTTTTGAAGTTTCTTAATGATATTAATAGTAATTATGTATGTGTGGAAATTTCCAATACAGATAAAAAAAATATTAATTCTTTGCTAAAACATATACCGGGTCTTTAA